A single Clavibacter nebraskensis NCPPB 2581 DNA region contains:
- a CDS encoding GNAT family N-acetyltransferase, producing MSGPLPGTDERALLADGVVMRPARITDAAALAAAYRANREHLRPFEPARTDAFFTAAGQRAQLAGRIAERAAGSGLPYLIVEGDRIIGRCDLFAVKRGAAQSASLGYWIDRERQGAGLATAAAREAVRVARAAGLHRLEASTLVGNGGSEEVLTRTGFDRIGIAPAYLRIDGAWSDHTLWQRVVDGAR from the coding sequence GTGAGCGGGCCCCTGCCCGGCACCGACGAGCGCGCGCTGCTCGCCGACGGCGTCGTGATGCGGCCTGCGCGGATCACCGACGCCGCCGCGCTCGCCGCCGCGTACCGCGCCAACCGGGAGCACCTCCGGCCGTTCGAGCCCGCGCGCACGGACGCCTTCTTCACGGCGGCGGGGCAGCGGGCGCAGCTCGCGGGACGCATCGCCGAGCGGGCGGCCGGATCCGGCCTGCCGTACCTCATCGTCGAGGGCGACCGGATCATCGGCCGCTGCGACCTGTTCGCGGTGAAGCGCGGCGCGGCCCAGAGCGCGAGCCTCGGCTACTGGATCGACCGGGAGCGGCAGGGCGCCGGCCTCGCGACCGCCGCCGCGCGCGAGGCCGTCCGCGTCGCGCGCGCCGCCGGGCTGCACCGGCTGGAGGCGTCGACTCTCGTGGGGAACGGCGGATCCGAGGAGGTGCTCACGCGAACCGGGTTCGACCGCATCGGGATCGCGCCGGCGTACCTGCGGATCGACGGCGCATGGAGCGACCACACGCTCTGGCAGCGCGTGGTCGACGGCGCGCGCTGA
- a CDS encoding multidrug effflux MFS transporter — MSSAVIHPGDALSRRERIVYIIVLGALVGLGPFTIDLYLPAFPVIKEQFGVSDAAVQLTLTGTTVGFALGQLVVGPWSDRVGRRLPLIVATSLHILASLGAALAPDVTVLLVFRILQGAGAAGGAVVAMAMVRDLFGGRPLVRMLSRLALVTGLAPILAPVIGSQLLRFVDWRGVFYALTAYAILVVIAVTFFIVETLPKDRVRIEEKGTLLRRYRSVLGDRVFVGVALIGGMQFAGLFSYLSSSSFLFQDVYGFDAQQFGILFGINSLGVVIGNQIAARLTKVIGPQWILAGVVTVQFLASATIVVLGTFTDAGLLGTLIPLFFFILACGFGFPCVQVLGLVNHGHEAGTAASLLGAVNFGLAGAISPIVGVIGITSGVPMAAVMGACAVVSILSMWLIVQPRTVPALTN, encoded by the coding sequence GTGTCGTCTGCCGTCATCCATCCCGGCGACGCGCTCTCCCGCCGGGAGCGCATCGTCTACATCATCGTGCTGGGGGCCCTCGTCGGCCTCGGCCCCTTCACGATCGACCTCTACCTGCCCGCCTTCCCGGTGATCAAGGAGCAGTTCGGCGTCTCGGACGCGGCCGTCCAGCTGACCCTCACGGGCACGACCGTCGGGTTCGCGCTCGGCCAGCTCGTGGTCGGGCCGTGGAGCGACCGGGTCGGACGCCGGCTGCCGCTCATCGTCGCCACGAGCCTGCACATCCTCGCGTCGCTCGGGGCCGCGCTCGCGCCCGACGTCACGGTGCTGCTCGTCTTCCGCATCCTCCAGGGCGCCGGTGCCGCGGGCGGCGCGGTCGTCGCGATGGCCATGGTGCGCGACCTGTTCGGCGGCCGCCCGCTCGTGCGCATGCTCTCGCGTCTCGCCCTCGTGACCGGGCTCGCGCCGATCCTCGCGCCCGTCATCGGCTCGCAGCTGCTGCGCTTCGTCGACTGGCGCGGCGTGTTCTACGCGCTGACCGCCTACGCGATCCTCGTGGTGATCGCCGTGACCTTCTTCATCGTCGAGACGCTGCCCAAGGACCGGGTGCGCATCGAGGAGAAGGGCACGCTGCTGCGCCGCTACCGCTCGGTGCTCGGCGACCGCGTGTTCGTCGGCGTCGCCCTCATCGGCGGGATGCAGTTCGCCGGCCTCTTCTCGTACCTCTCCAGCTCGTCGTTCCTGTTCCAGGACGTGTACGGGTTCGACGCGCAGCAGTTCGGGATCCTGTTCGGGATCAACTCGCTGGGGGTCGTGATCGGCAACCAGATCGCGGCCCGGCTCACGAAGGTCATCGGGCCGCAGTGGATCCTCGCGGGCGTCGTCACGGTGCAGTTCCTGGCGTCGGCGACGATCGTGGTGCTCGGCACGTTCACCGACGCGGGGCTGCTCGGCACCCTGATCCCGCTGTTCTTCTTCATCCTCGCGTGCGGCTTCGGCTTCCCCTGCGTGCAGGTGCTCGGGCTCGTGAACCACGGGCACGAGGCGGGCACGGCGGCGTCGCTGCTCGGCGCCGTGAACTTCGGGCTCGCGGGCGCGATCTCGCCCATCGTCGGCGTGATCGGCATCACCTCGGGCGTGCCGATGGCGGCCGTCATGGGCGCGTGCGCGGTCGTCTCGATCCTCTCGATGTGGCTCATCGTGCAGCCGCGGACGGTGCCGGCGCTCACGAACTGA
- a CDS encoding MarR family winged helix-turn-helix transcriptional regulator produces MTDHAGALLDRDMGLLLAAASRAVISLYRPLLKPYHLTHPQYLVMLALQEQDPRRAGDLSDAVQLTPGTLSPLFKRLELLGYITRQRDQADERRLLIALTERGRGILPDLLRVAEKVHDDVVHRSGADSSAQARLRSMTELLLDA; encoded by the coding sequence ATGACGGACCACGCAGGAGCTCTGCTCGACCGCGACATGGGACTGCTGCTCGCCGCCGCGTCCCGAGCGGTGATCTCGCTCTACCGGCCGTTGCTCAAGCCCTACCACCTCACGCACCCGCAGTACCTCGTGATGCTCGCCCTCCAGGAGCAGGACCCCCGTCGCGCGGGCGATCTGAGCGATGCCGTGCAGCTGACGCCGGGCACGCTGTCCCCGCTGTTCAAGCGCCTCGAGCTCCTCGGCTACATCACGCGCCAGCGCGACCAGGCCGACGAGCGGCGCCTCCTCATCGCCCTCACGGAGCGCGGACGCGGCATCCTGCCCGACCTCCTGCGGGTCGCCGAGAAGGTGCACGACGACGTCGTCCACCGCAGCGGCGCCGACTCCAGTGCCCAGGCGCGCCTGCGGAGCATGACCGAGCTGCTGCTCGACGCCTGA
- a CDS encoding aminotransferase class V-fold PLP-dependent enzyme encodes MTTAPLPADLRDLFEAGPGYLSACTMGLPTRETVERLRADLTTWSAGGSTAHGYGSVVEGVRASYASLVGVSVGSVAVGSQTASFVSVLAAAVPAGAEVLCVTGDFSSLTYPFVVAEARGVVVRHVPLEELAGEIGPRTHLVAFSLVQSADGRVADVAAIREAARIHDALTLCDTTQAAGAMPIDASLFDATACHAYKWLCAPRGAAFLTLSDRYRRTLVPVQANWYAGADVWASCYGPAMALAEDARAFDVSPAFGAWVGAAPAIALFARLDLDAVHRRNVELGDLVSAGLGIEPRGQAIVTWPDADGADLASLGAAGIVASGRAGRARIAFHLWNDEDDVERVVRALRR; translated from the coding sequence ATGACGACCGCGCCCCTGCCCGCCGACCTCCGCGACCTGTTCGAGGCCGGGCCCGGCTACCTCTCCGCGTGCACCATGGGCCTGCCCACGCGCGAGACGGTCGAGCGCCTGCGGGCCGACCTGACGACCTGGTCGGCCGGGGGATCCACCGCGCACGGCTACGGCAGCGTCGTCGAGGGCGTGCGCGCGTCGTACGCGTCGCTCGTGGGCGTCAGCGTGGGATCCGTCGCCGTGGGCTCGCAGACCGCCTCCTTCGTGAGCGTGCTCGCCGCCGCCGTGCCCGCGGGCGCCGAGGTGCTGTGCGTGACGGGCGACTTCAGCTCGCTCACCTACCCGTTCGTCGTGGCGGAGGCGCGCGGCGTCGTCGTGCGGCACGTGCCGCTCGAGGAGCTCGCCGGCGAGATCGGCCCGCGCACGCACCTCGTCGCGTTCTCCCTCGTGCAGTCCGCCGACGGACGGGTCGCCGACGTGGCGGCGATCCGGGAGGCCGCGCGGATCCACGACGCCTTAACGCTGTGCGACACCACGCAGGCGGCCGGCGCCATGCCGATCGACGCGAGCCTCTTCGACGCCACCGCCTGCCACGCCTACAAGTGGCTCTGCGCCCCGCGCGGCGCGGCGTTCCTCACGCTGTCCGACCGCTACCGCCGGACCCTCGTGCCCGTGCAGGCGAACTGGTACGCGGGCGCCGACGTGTGGGCGTCCTGCTACGGACCCGCGATGGCGCTCGCCGAGGACGCGCGCGCGTTCGACGTGTCGCCCGCGTTCGGCGCATGGGTGGGGGCGGCCCCGGCGATCGCGCTCTTCGCGCGCCTCGACCTCGACGCCGTGCACCGCAGGAACGTCGAGCTCGGCGACCTCGTGAGCGCGGGCCTCGGCATCGAGCCGCGCGGGCAGGCGATCGTCACGTGGCCGGACGCGGACGGCGCCGACCTCGCGTCGCTCGGGGCGGCGGGGATCGTCGCCTCGGGGCGCGCGGGCCGGGCGCGCATCGCCTTCCATCTCTGGAACGACGAGGACGACGTGGAGCGGGTCGTGCGCGCGCTCCGGCGCTGA
- a CDS encoding LysR family transcriptional regulator produces MTDAPPTARDLDSAALAAVHALAVRGSITAAAASLGVSQPALSQTLRRLEARIGVPVTARAGRGVVLTEAGRVLARHAETVVHAIDRAADELDDLRGLRAGTVRVAAFPSASSTVVPRLLGGLAQAHPGLRFGYLEAEPPEAVAAIRAREADVAVTFAYPDDPDDPDARALDGLEVRPLWRETLWAVLPEARALRHRGALALRDLADDRWIAGCVRCRRHLVSACARSGFAPATSFETDNAAAAVGMVQAGLGVALLPSLALATAPLPRGVVRRRISGVGERVVHVVTAPGGSASPAVHAAVQALTRLRVDDWELRRA; encoded by the coding sequence ATGACCGACGCTCCCCCGACCGCCCGCGACCTCGACTCGGCCGCGCTCGCGGCGGTGCACGCCCTGGCCGTCCGCGGCTCGATCACCGCGGCCGCCGCGTCCCTCGGCGTCAGCCAGCCCGCACTGTCGCAGACCCTCCGGCGCCTCGAGGCGCGCATCGGCGTGCCCGTCACCGCGCGCGCCGGCCGGGGCGTCGTCCTCACGGAGGCCGGCCGTGTCCTCGCCCGGCACGCGGAGACGGTGGTGCACGCCATCGACCGGGCGGCCGACGAGCTCGACGACCTGCGGGGCCTCCGAGCGGGCACCGTCCGCGTCGCGGCGTTCCCGTCCGCGTCCTCGACGGTCGTGCCGCGGCTCCTCGGCGGCCTCGCGCAGGCGCATCCGGGCCTGCGCTTCGGCTACCTCGAAGCCGAGCCGCCCGAGGCCGTCGCGGCCATCCGCGCCCGCGAGGCCGACGTCGCCGTGACCTTCGCCTACCCGGACGACCCGGACGATCCCGACGCGCGCGCCCTCGACGGCCTCGAGGTCCGGCCGCTCTGGCGGGAGACGCTGTGGGCCGTGCTGCCGGAGGCGCGGGCGCTGCGGCACCGCGGCGCGCTCGCGCTCCGCGACCTCGCCGACGACCGGTGGATCGCGGGCTGCGTCCGGTGCCGCCGCCACCTCGTGAGCGCGTGCGCGCGCAGCGGCTTCGCGCCGGCGACGTCCTTCGAGACCGACAACGCGGCCGCCGCCGTGGGCATGGTGCAGGCGGGGCTCGGGGTCGCGCTCCTGCCGTCGCTCGCCCTCGCGACCGCGCCCCTCCCCCGCGGCGTCGTCCGGCGGCGCATCTCCGGCGTCGGCGAGCGCGTGGTGCACGTCGTCACGGCGCCGGGCGGATCCGCCTCCCCGGCCGTGCACGCCGCCGTCCAGGCGCTCACCCGGCTGCGCGTGGACGACTGGGAGCTCCGCCGGGCCTGA
- a CDS encoding aminoglycoside phosphotransferase family protein, with protein MTDAVLAPLLERWRLDPDGPSVRTASSVIAPVRRDGARLMLKVPLVEEERRGGRLMAAWAGRGAAPVLASDADGTVLMARAGDPGILVREASSDGPGADARDDRATRILARAAARLHRVPLEPRVVAEAVPLEVGFRELVAPERPLPRSLDRGAAVARELLAGPGPTAVLHGDVHHGNVLRFGGDDSSDSDGDDDRDDGWRAIDPKALVGDPGFDTANVLANPTPAIALRPGRLARRARVVAEETGADLDAVLAWTEAWCALSAAWDAGDAASLPRVEALGRLGASARDVRPGLGRLL; from the coding sequence GTGACGGACGCGGTGCTCGCGCCGCTGCTCGAGCGCTGGCGGCTGGATCCGGACGGCCCGTCCGTCCGCACCGCCAGCAGCGTGATCGCCCCGGTCCGCCGCGACGGCGCGCGCCTGATGCTCAAGGTGCCGCTCGTGGAGGAGGAGCGCCGCGGCGGACGCCTGATGGCCGCGTGGGCCGGCCGCGGCGCCGCGCCCGTGCTCGCCTCGGACGCCGACGGGACCGTGCTCATGGCGCGCGCGGGCGACCCGGGGATCCTCGTGCGGGAGGCCTCGTCCGACGGGCCCGGCGCGGACGCGCGCGACGACCGGGCCACGCGGATCCTCGCCCGCGCCGCCGCGCGACTGCATCGCGTCCCGCTGGAGCCGCGGGTCGTCGCCGAGGCCGTCCCCCTCGAGGTCGGGTTCCGCGAGCTGGTCGCGCCCGAGCGGCCGCTCCCCCGGTCCCTCGACCGCGGCGCGGCAGTCGCGCGCGAGCTGCTCGCCGGGCCAGGGCCGACCGCGGTGCTGCACGGCGACGTCCACCACGGCAACGTCCTGCGCTTCGGCGGCGACGACAGCAGCGACAGCGACGGGGACGACGACCGCGACGATGGCTGGCGCGCCATCGACCCGAAGGCCCTCGTGGGCGACCCCGGCTTCGACACGGCGAACGTGCTCGCGAACCCGACGCCCGCGATCGCGCTGCGCCCGGGACGCCTGGCCCGCCGGGCGCGCGTGGTCGCCGAGGAGACGGGCGCCGACCTCGACGCCGTGCTCGCCTGGACCGAGGCGTGGTGCGCGCTGTCGGCGGCGTGGGACGCCGGCGACGCCGCGAGCCTGCCCCGGGTGGAGGCCCTCGGCCGGCTCGGCGCGTCCGCCCGCGACGTCCGCCCCGGCCTCGGACGCCTCCTCTAG
- a CDS encoding heparan-alpha-glucosaminide N-acetyltransferase domain-containing protein, translating into MSPARDPARLRGIDAARGLAVLGMMAAHVAVPRTLRLDEPATWLAIADGRSSILFATLAGLSIALMSGRDRPVDGSDLARVRLRILVRAACLFLLGGLLASLQTYVAVILEVYAVLFVAVLPLLRWRASRLLALAAVAAVALPVATTALAIHFDGALMRPDPFVVLVVTGHYPALTWVVFAIAGLGIGRLALRSARVQLLLVTVGAGLAVLAYGGSALVEAAVPAPPPGWEFILSTTPHEGSPFEVGGSGGFAIAVIGLCLRIAALLPAVLVPLETVGQLALTVYAVHIVVIDLVAPEGDLIADDGAYVAFVVVTVVLCVLWTRTLGRGPLERALGAVAGRASDLAPRGSRGRVPEDAR; encoded by the coding sequence ATGAGCCCCGCCCGCGACCCGGCCCGCCTCCGGGGGATCGACGCGGCGCGCGGGCTCGCTGTCCTCGGGATGATGGCGGCGCACGTCGCGGTGCCGCGGACCCTCCGGCTCGACGAGCCGGCCACGTGGCTCGCGATCGCCGACGGCCGGTCCTCCATCCTCTTCGCGACGCTCGCGGGGCTGTCCATCGCGCTCATGTCGGGGCGCGACCGGCCGGTCGACGGGAGCGACCTCGCGCGCGTGCGGCTGCGGATCCTCGTGCGCGCCGCGTGCCTGTTCCTCCTCGGCGGGCTGCTGGCCTCGCTCCAGACGTACGTCGCCGTGATCCTCGAGGTCTACGCCGTGCTGTTCGTGGCCGTGCTGCCGCTGCTCCGCTGGCGCGCGTCGCGGCTGCTCGCGCTCGCCGCGGTCGCCGCCGTCGCGCTGCCGGTGGCCACGACGGCGCTCGCCATCCACTTCGACGGCGCGCTCATGCGGCCCGACCCGTTCGTCGTGCTCGTCGTCACCGGCCACTACCCGGCGCTCACCTGGGTGGTGTTCGCGATCGCGGGCCTCGGGATCGGCCGGCTCGCGCTCCGCTCCGCGCGCGTGCAGCTGCTGCTCGTGACGGTGGGCGCCGGGCTCGCCGTGCTCGCCTACGGCGGGTCGGCGCTCGTGGAGGCGGCCGTGCCCGCGCCGCCGCCGGGCTGGGAGTTCATCCTCTCGACGACGCCGCACGAGGGGTCGCCGTTCGAAGTCGGGGGATCCGGCGGGTTCGCCATCGCCGTGATCGGCCTGTGCCTGCGCATCGCCGCCCTGCTGCCGGCGGTGCTCGTGCCGCTCGAGACGGTGGGGCAGCTCGCGCTCACCGTGTACGCGGTGCACATCGTGGTGATCGACCTCGTCGCGCCCGAGGGCGACCTCATCGCGGACGACGGCGCGTACGTGGCGTTCGTCGTCGTGACGGTCGTGCTCTGCGTGCTCTGGACGAGGACCCTCGGGCGCGGGCCGCTCGAGCGCGCGCTGGGGGCGGTCGCGGGGCGGGCGTCGGACCTCGCGCCGCGCGGATCCCGGGGGCGCGTGCCGGAGGACGCCCGCTAG
- the xylA gene encoding xylose isomerase: MALTPTREDKFSFGLWTIGYTGADPFGGPTRSDLDVVEGVERISELGAYGLTFHDDDLFAFGSTDAERQTQIDRLKGALSDTGIVVPMVTTNLFSAPVFKDGGFTSNDRAVRRFAIHKVLRNIDLAAELGAQTFVMWGGREGAEYDSAKDVRGALERYREAVNLLGDYVTDKGYDIRFAIEPKPNEPRGDILLPTLGHALAFIETLERPELVGVNPEVGHEQMAGLNFTAGIMQALYQGKLFHIDLNGQRGIKYDQDLVFGHGDLQNAFSLVDLLENGGVGGGRSYDGPRHFDYKPSRTEDITGVWDSAAANMRMYLLLKERAQAFRADPEVQEALAAAKVQDIYTPTLDEGESYDDILADRSSYEDFAADEYFDAKGFGFVRLNQLALEHLMGARS, from the coding sequence ATGGCGCTCACCCCCACCCGCGAGGACAAGTTCTCGTTCGGACTCTGGACCATCGGATACACGGGGGCCGATCCCTTCGGCGGCCCCACCCGCTCCGACCTCGACGTGGTCGAGGGCGTCGAGCGCATCTCGGAGCTGGGCGCCTACGGCCTCACCTTCCACGACGACGACCTCTTCGCGTTCGGATCCACCGACGCCGAGCGCCAGACGCAGATCGACCGCCTCAAGGGCGCGCTCAGCGACACCGGCATCGTCGTGCCGATGGTCACCACCAACCTCTTCTCGGCTCCCGTCTTCAAGGACGGCGGCTTCACCAGCAACGACCGCGCCGTCCGCCGGTTCGCGATCCACAAGGTGCTGCGCAACATCGACCTCGCCGCCGAGCTCGGCGCGCAGACGTTCGTGATGTGGGGCGGCCGCGAGGGCGCCGAGTACGACTCCGCCAAGGACGTCCGCGGCGCGCTCGAGCGCTACCGCGAGGCCGTCAACCTCCTCGGCGACTACGTCACCGACAAGGGCTACGACATCCGCTTCGCGATCGAGCCGAAGCCCAACGAGCCCCGCGGCGACATCCTGCTGCCGACCCTCGGCCACGCGCTCGCCTTCATCGAGACCCTCGAGCGGCCTGAGCTCGTCGGCGTGAACCCCGAGGTCGGCCACGAGCAGATGGCGGGCCTCAACTTCACCGCCGGCATCATGCAGGCGCTGTACCAGGGCAAGCTCTTCCACATCGACCTCAACGGCCAGCGCGGCATCAAGTACGACCAGGACCTCGTCTTCGGCCACGGCGACCTGCAGAACGCGTTCTCGCTCGTCGACCTGCTGGAGAACGGCGGCGTGGGCGGCGGCCGCTCGTACGACGGCCCCCGTCACTTCGACTACAAGCCCAGCCGCACCGAGGACATCACGGGCGTGTGGGACTCCGCGGCCGCAAACATGCGCATGTACCTGCTCCTCAAGGAGCGCGCGCAGGCGTTCCGCGCCGACCCCGAGGTGCAGGAGGCGCTCGCCGCCGCCAAGGTCCAGGACATCTACACGCCGACCCTCGACGAGGGCGAGTCCTACGACGACATCCTGGCCGACCGCTCCTCCTACGAGGACTTCGCCGCCGACGAGTACTTCGACGCCAAGGGCTTCGGCTTCGTCCGCCTCAACCAGCTGGCGCTCGAGCACCTGATGGGCGCGCGCTCCTAG
- a CDS encoding GH1 family beta-glucosidase codes for MTDASPAAAGTPREPADDRGEGLAFPPGFLFGSATAAYQIEGAVDEGGRGPSIWDTFSRTPGKVLGGDTGDVADDHYHRLESDLDLMQALGLEAYRFSIAWPRIQPTGRGPANAEGLAFYGRLVDGLVARGITPIATLYHWDLPQALEDEGGWTNRETAYAFADYARIMGEALGDRVGTWTTLNEPWCSAYLGYAAGVHAPGRTDAEDSFRAVHHLNLAHGLAVAALREVVPADARFSITLNLHVIRGEGDTGPEAVRRVDGVGNRVFLDPLLHGEYPADVLADTASITDWSFVLPGDVELIRQPLHLLGVNYYNTSRVRMRDGSSTGGGTSIHGDVAATPFPGTDDVEFLEQPGPYTAMGWNIEPQGLEDLLVSLHEGFPGLPLMVTENGAAFDDEVTVGDDGARAVHDPARIDYLSRHFAAAHRAIERGVDLRGYQVWSLLDNFEWAFGYSRRFGIVHVDYDTQERTPKDSALWYARLIADRAIPAADARPERHVRPGA; via the coding sequence ATGACCGACGCATCGCCCGCCGCAGCCGGGACGCCCCGAGAGCCCGCCGACGATCGGGGTGAGGGGCTCGCGTTCCCGCCCGGGTTCCTGTTCGGATCCGCCACCGCCGCTTACCAGATCGAGGGCGCGGTCGACGAGGGCGGGCGCGGCCCCTCCATCTGGGACACCTTCAGCCGTACGCCCGGCAAGGTCCTCGGCGGCGACACGGGCGACGTCGCCGACGACCACTACCACCGGCTCGAGTCCGACCTCGACCTGATGCAGGCGCTCGGCCTCGAGGCGTACCGCTTCTCGATCGCGTGGCCGCGCATCCAGCCGACCGGGCGAGGACCCGCGAACGCGGAGGGGCTCGCCTTCTACGGGCGGCTGGTCGACGGGCTCGTCGCGCGAGGGATCACGCCCATCGCGACGCTCTACCACTGGGACCTCCCGCAGGCGCTCGAGGACGAGGGCGGCTGGACGAACCGGGAGACGGCATACGCGTTCGCCGACTACGCCCGGATCATGGGCGAGGCGCTCGGCGACCGCGTCGGCACCTGGACCACGCTCAACGAGCCGTGGTGCTCGGCGTACCTCGGCTACGCGGCCGGCGTGCACGCGCCCGGCCGCACGGACGCGGAGGACTCGTTCCGCGCCGTGCACCACCTGAACCTCGCTCACGGCCTCGCGGTCGCCGCGCTCCGGGAGGTCGTGCCGGCGGACGCGCGGTTCTCCATCACGCTCAACCTGCACGTGATCCGCGGCGAGGGCGACACGGGTCCGGAGGCCGTGCGGCGCGTCGACGGCGTGGGCAACCGCGTCTTCCTCGACCCGCTGCTGCACGGCGAGTACCCCGCGGACGTGCTCGCGGACACCGCCTCGATCACCGACTGGTCGTTCGTGCTCCCCGGCGACGTCGAGCTCATCCGGCAGCCGCTGCACCTGCTCGGGGTCAACTACTACAACACCAGCCGGGTGCGGATGCGCGACGGCTCGTCGACGGGCGGCGGCACCTCCATCCACGGCGACGTCGCCGCGACGCCGTTCCCCGGCACCGACGACGTCGAGTTCCTGGAGCAGCCCGGCCCGTACACGGCGATGGGCTGGAACATCGAGCCCCAGGGCCTCGAGGACCTGCTCGTGTCGCTGCACGAGGGGTTCCCCGGGCTGCCGCTCATGGTGACGGAGAACGGCGCCGCGTTCGACGACGAGGTGACCGTGGGCGACGACGGCGCGCGCGCCGTGCACGACCCCGCGCGGATCGACTACCTCTCGCGGCACTTCGCCGCGGCCCACCGGGCGATCGAGCGCGGCGTCGACCTCCGCGGCTACCAGGTGTGGTCGCTCCTCGACAACTTCGAGTGGGCCTTCGGGTACTCGCGGCGCTTCGGCATCGTGCACGTGGACTACGACACGCAGGAGCGGACGCCGAAGGACAGCGCGCTCTGGTACGCGCGGCTCATCGCCGACCGCGCCATCCCCGCGGCCGACGCCCGGCCCGAGCGCCACGTGCGCCCCGGGGCGTGA